A window of Bacteroidales bacterium genomic DNA:
AGAATTCAGGGTATGCAAAAAATCATACCTGATCTCGATGTGTTTCTTGATGTCGTTAAGTTAAGATCAGGTGAAGATTGGGAGAAGCGACTTTGGACTGTTATACCCGAAAGCGATGTATTTTACTTATTTTGGTCAGCTGCTGCTAAGGAATCATTGTGGGTGGAGAAAGAATGGCGTTGTGCTTTAACCAGTCGTGGAGTAGATTTTATTGATCCTGTACCACTTGTTTCTCCCAAGGAAGTACCACCTCCAGTGGAATTATCCAAAATGCATTTTAATGATTGGAGTTTGGCATATAGGAGAGGAAACCCGGATATAACTTAATAAAATCAAAGAACAAAGATAATTTAGAACAAAAAATTTAAGATGAGTCAATTAAATAAAACCAATTCTTGGATTTTCATCTCCCATTCGCACCGCGACATGGAGAAAGTACGTCAGATTCGCAATTATCTTGAGAAACATGGTGCTAATCCTCTTTTGTTCTTTCTCAAGTGCCTTAATGATGACGACGCCCGACTTCCTGAGCTTATCAGCGATGAAATTCTTGCACGCAATTTTTTCATCCTGTGTGATAGCGAGAATGCAAGAAACTCATCCTGGGTTCAAAAAGAACAGGCAATTGTAATGAATATGGGTAATATTGTCAAGGAAACCATTGATCTCGGGCAAGATATTAAATCCCAATATTACAAACTTGACAGGATTTGCAAAAAAGCTACCATCTTTATTTCTTATGCCCATCAGGATAGGAATATAGCTGAGCAAATAATACAAAAACTAATTCAGAACGATTATTCTGTCTGGATAGATAATGAAATTGAAGCAGGATGCAATTGGTCGGATGAAATACATGGAGCTATTGATGATGCTGTTGAGCGGGGTTTTGTAATGGTTTTATTAAGCCCTGCATCACTCACAAGCCAATGTTTGAAATCGGAAACGGAATATGCCCTCGAACTTGCTTCAAAATCAGGGAAAAGCAATATTATTCCGGTGGTTATTTCACCTTTTGATCCTGGTATGATGCCTCCTCAACTTACCAATATTAAATGGTTTGATTTGACAATAGAGACCTTCGACCAGCGTGTTGAAGAGCTCTTATCGTTTTTAAACAAACAAGAAATTTATTGATTATGCCCTACGATCTCTTCATTAGCTACTCCCGCAATGATAACCTGAACAACAGGGTTACGGAGTTGAAAGAACAAATCGAAGCTGAATACCTTGCATTCACCAGCGAAGAATTAAAATGCTTCTTTGACCATGAAGAAATTAAAGGTATGGAGGATTGGCGGCAGCGTCTCTTAAAGGGTTTGAAAGAATCGCATCTATTTTTACTTATCCTTTCACCAAATTATATCGAAAGCGATTATTGCGGGTGGGAGATTGTAGAATACCTTAAGTACGAGCATGCTCGCGCTACACAGGGTGAGGGAGTGGCCCAGGTTTATTTCTTGGAAATCCCCGGCCTCGATCAGGAGGAATTTCAGACCAAAGCCAAAGCCTGGCTGGAAAAAGTAAGCCGCAGGCAACGTTTTGATTTTCGCCCCTGGTACGATGAAGGCATGGACGCATTAAAGAGAGCAGATATCAAAAAGCGCCTGGAAGAATTGAAAGTGGCCTTGCGCGACCGGATTGTTAGAATGCGCACAATAGCTTCCTCTCCAAGCAATCTGCCCAGCCCAAATGCACGTTTTGTTGGACGCGAGGGCGAAATGATATTGCTGCATGAATCCGTAGGCCTTGGAAAATTTGGAGTGATCACCGCCATTCATGGAATGGGGGGACTTGGCAAAACGGCCATCGCTTTTCAATATGCATTCACTTATGCAGCTTTCTATCCGGGTGGCCGATGGTATATCGGATGTGCTGGAGAATCCAGACTTTCAACTGCTTTAAAGAAACTGGATTACGACCTGAAAATACTGTTTACCGAGGAGGAAAAGAAGGATGACCTATTAGGAGCCAAGCGCATATTAAATGAACTTGAGCATAAGGCTTGTAAAACTGCCACCAAATCAAATACAGAAATACCGGCAACACTTCTTTTGCTAGACAATGTTGATAATGCTGAGTTCATGCAATCTTCATGCATTGACCTGGTATCAGGAAAGGAATGGCTGAAACTGGTCATCACTACCCGCCTGGGTCCAGAAGAACTAGGCAAAGATGAAACAAGACAGAAACTTATCGCCATTGATGAGCTACCTTTTGAGGATTCCGTTAGCCTGATCGAAAAACACATGCCCGGGGAAATGTTCCCGGATGCCA
This region includes:
- a CDS encoding toll/interleukin-1 receptor domain-containing protein — its product is MSQLNKTNSWIFISHSHRDMEKVRQIRNYLEKHGANPLLFFLKCLNDDDARLPELISDEILARNFFILCDSENARNSSWVQKEQAIVMNMGNIVKETIDLGQDIKSQYYKLDRICKKATIFISYAHQDRNIAEQIIQKLIQNDYSVWIDNEIEAGCNWSDEIHGAIDDAVERGFVMVLLSPASLTSQCLKSETEYALELASKSGKSNIIPVVISPFDPGMMPPQLTNIKWFDLTIETFDQRVEELLSFLNKQEIY